In Bacteroidota bacterium, one DNA window encodes the following:
- a CDS encoding tryptophan-rich sensory protein encodes MNSQKKSSFIFKIVVAILICELTGIISSIISMPSMYPWFSEIQKPSWNPPSTIFAPVWTTLYLLMGISLALVWKKDVGTGQEEAKQNAMLWFALQLFLNFWWSIVFFKFHSLSISLVVIVLMVVSIIITIFKFAPFSKVASWLLIPYISWVCFASILNFTIWQLN; translated from the coding sequence ATGAATAGTCAAAAAAAGTCGTCTTTTATCTTCAAAATAGTTGTAGCTATACTCATTTGTGAATTGACAGGCATCATAAGTTCTATTATTTCAATGCCTTCAATGTATCCGTGGTTCAGCGAAATTCAAAAACCTTCATGGAACCCGCCGTCAACTATTTTTGCTCCTGTGTGGACAACTCTTTATCTTCTGATGGGAATTTCATTGGCATTAGTATGGAAAAAAGATGTTGGCACAGGACAGGAAGAAGCAAAGCAAAATGCTATGCTGTGGTTTGCACTGCAGTTATTCCTTAATTTTTGGTGGTCAATCGTGTTCTTTAAATTTCATTCCTTGTCGATTTCATTAGTAGTCATAGTATTGATGGTCGTTTCAATAATTATAACCATTTTCAAATTTGCTCCATTTTCAAAAGTTGCTTCCTGGTTATTGATTCCGTATATTTCATGGGTCTGTTTTGCAAGTATTCTGAATTTTACGATCTGGCAATTGAATTAA
- a CDS encoding UbiA prenyltransferase family protein, whose protein sequence is MFSFYYIRPQPDLRFWLVIFIWHILVFPSSNGYNSFNDRDEGPIGGLKSPPKPTKSLLFVSNVLDLTAVVLAMMINPAFCVFVLIYIIASRLYSNRRIRLKKYPITGFLIVFILQGAWIFIANFFAFDSSAMISERPVLYSAIAASFFIGTVYPLTQIYQHESDAKDGVNTLSMVLGKRGTFVFSAIMFFLSTVFVYLTFNNDTSMENFILFNLIMMPATVYFLFWAFRSFRENRHVNFKNTMTMLVLSSVLNNVFFIILLIKK, encoded by the coding sequence TTGTTTTCATTCTACTATATCCGACCACAACCTGATCTGAGATTTTGGCTTGTGATCTTCATATGGCATATCCTTGTTTTTCCTTCCAGTAATGGTTATAATAGCTTTAATGACCGGGATGAAGGGCCAATAGGAGGGCTTAAATCGCCACCTAAGCCGACTAAGTCGTTACTTTTTGTTTCAAATGTCTTGGACCTGACTGCAGTTGTTTTGGCAATGATGATCAACCCGGCTTTCTGCGTATTTGTACTGATTTACATAATAGCCTCACGATTATACAGTAACCGAAGGATCCGATTGAAAAAGTATCCCATAACAGGATTTCTCATCGTTTTTATTCTTCAGGGAGCGTGGATTTTTATCGCAAATTTCTTTGCTTTTGATTCGTCGGCTATGATTTCGGAGCGTCCGGTTCTTTATTCAGCAATAGCGGCATCGTTTTTTATTGGTACTGTATATCCATTGACACAGATCTATCAGCATGAATCTGATGCAAAAGATGGCGTTAATACATTAAGTATGGTATTAGGTAAACGCGGCACATTTGTGTTTTCGGCAATTATGTTTTTCCTTTCAACTGTCTTTGTCTATCTGACATTTAACAATGATACTTCAATGGAAAATTTCATTTTGTTTAATCTGATCATGATGCCTGCAACAGTCTATTTTCTCTTCTGGGCATTCAGGTCTTTCAGGGAAAACAGGCATGTGAATTTCAAGAACACGATGACCATGCTTGTACTTTCTTCTGTATTAAACAATGTATTTTTTATAATTCTGTTAATTAAAAAGTAA
- a CDS encoding type III polyketide synthase, with amino-acid sequence MPYILDIATAVPEYSVSKNELVEFYSDSLEKNSADPIRKKLRIISEKTRIENRYSCIPDFNGKKAELFVDGVMNPSVEKRLEIFNVKSVALGKTVIEKIFRQTEVKPGQVTHFITVTCTGISAPGLEFLLAEDLGLLHTEKLGINYLGCYAALKALKHAQYIAKAEPEACVLIVCVELCSLHFVPSVEDEDVLANLLFADGAAATIVCGDQFKQEKKLPVLHIDDIGSAYIPGTMDLMTWNVSSNAFRMYLSKHIVDAIGSSIEPVVKSFLKCDPEEIDLWAIHPGGVRIVDAVQQSLSLSDVAVRDSLNVLYQYGNMSSPTILFILNEMLLKIRDESSGISRKIFTCAFGPGLNIEMLKLSSTLPEVTSKNRKSINELSSSVR; translated from the coding sequence ATGCCTTACATCCTCGACATAGCCACTGCTGTTCCTGAATATTCTGTCAGTAAAAATGAATTGGTGGAATTTTATTCTGATTCACTTGAAAAGAATTCTGCTGACCCTATTCGTAAAAAATTACGGATCATCAGTGAAAAAACACGGATTGAGAATCGGTACAGTTGTATTCCTGATTTTAACGGAAAGAAAGCTGAACTATTTGTTGATGGAGTAATGAACCCTTCAGTTGAGAAACGCCTTGAAATATTCAATGTGAAATCAGTTGCATTGGGAAAAACCGTTATCGAAAAAATTTTCAGGCAGACTGAAGTTAAGCCCGGACAGGTCACACATTTTATTACTGTTACTTGTACAGGAATTTCTGCGCCCGGACTTGAATTTTTATTAGCTGAAGATCTGGGCTTACTGCATACTGAAAAGCTGGGAATAAATTATCTTGGATGTTATGCAGCACTTAAGGCGCTGAAACATGCGCAGTACATTGCTAAAGCAGAACCGGAAGCATGTGTTTTAATTGTATGTGTTGAATTGTGTTCATTGCATTTCGTTCCTTCCGTAGAGGATGAGGATGTACTTGCAAATCTTCTTTTTGCAGATGGAGCTGCTGCTACCATTGTTTGTGGCGATCAGTTTAAACAGGAAAAGAAGTTGCCGGTACTTCACATTGATGATATCGGATCAGCATATATTCCGGGGACTATGGATCTTATGACCTGGAATGTTTCTTCTAATGCTTTCAGAATGTATCTGAGCAAACACATTGTTGATGCTATTGGTTCATCCATCGAACCTGTTGTTAAATCATTTCTGAAATGCGATCCGGAAGAAATTGATCTTTGGGCAATACATCCGGGAGGAGTGAGAATAGTTGATGCTGTGCAGCAAAGTCTTTCTTTGTCGGATGTCGCTGTCCGGGATTCACTTAATGTCCTTTATCAATATGGAAACATGTCGTCACCAACAATATTATTTATTCTGAATGAAATGCTTTTGAAAATCAGAGATGAAAGTTCCGGTATAAGCAGAAAGATCTTTACATGTGCATTTGGCCCGGGCTTAAATATTGAAATGCTCAAACTTTCTTCAACTTTACCGGAAGTCACAAGTAAAAACAGAAAAAGCATCAATGAGCTTTCGTCATCGGTCCGATAA
- a CDS encoding methyltransferase domain-containing protein, which yields MSFRHRSDKKEILDNEMIETSELDLNLKELNTINKLLGGYNATLAGLKTVFSKTDKHVINVLDIGFGGGDSIMVMAEFAKDQKRNVFFYGVDLKPECVAYATKNLSALINKILICDDYRNLSGEFLDKIDVIHCSLFLHHLNDEEIAALFKFAFQNKCTLLINDLHRNPFAYYSIKLLTGFFSRSRLVKNDAPLSVLRGFKKDELKKFVNDSGYTDFSVKWIWAFRYLIYAGK from the coding sequence ATGAGCTTTCGTCATCGGTCCGATAAGAAGGAGATCCTGGATAATGAAATGATTGAGACTTCAGAACTGGATCTTAATCTGAAGGAATTGAATACCATAAATAAATTACTTGGTGGTTACAATGCAACTTTAGCAGGATTAAAAACCGTTTTCAGTAAAACAGACAAGCATGTTATAAATGTTCTGGACATTGGATTTGGAGGTGGTGATTCTATCATGGTGATGGCTGAATTTGCAAAAGATCAAAAGCGAAATGTTTTCTTTTATGGAGTTGATCTGAAACCAGAGTGTGTTGCTTATGCGACGAAAAACCTGTCGGCGCTCATTAATAAAATCTTGATCTGCGATGATTACCGCAATCTTTCAGGTGAATTTCTTGATAAAATAGATGTAATTCATTGCAGTTTGTTTCTTCATCATTTGAACGATGAAGAAATTGCAGCATTGTTTAAGTTTGCATTTCAAAATAAGTGTACCCTTCTGATAAACGATCTTCACCGGAACCCATTTGCATATTACAGCATAAAACTTCTGACCGGATTCTTTTCACGATCAAGATTGGTCAAAAATGATGCTCCGTTGTCTGTGTTGAGAGGTTTCAAAAAAGATGAACTGAAAAAATTTGTCAACGATTCCGGATACACTGACTTTTCTGTAAAATGGATCTGGGCTTTCAGGTATTTAATTTATGCCGGCAAATGA
- a CDS encoding FAD-binding protein, producing the protein MKYDVAIIGGGLAGLALANDLAMRGRKVVVFEKVIIPDTKYVVNTFQWNRIRIC; encoded by the coding sequence ATGAAATATGATGTTGCAATAATTGGCGGTGGATTGGCAGGACTTGCACTTGCCAATGATCTTGCAATGCGAGGACGGAAAGTAGTTGTTTTTGAAAAGGTAATTATCCCAGACACAAAGTATGTGGTGAATACATTTCAATGGAATCGCATTCGTATCTGTTGA
- a CDS encoding alpha/beta fold hydrolase, which yields MELIRGTDIYIKVNNVRVCYNDSGDSAIPILFIHGFPFNKDTWQPQVEFLRERHRVITYDVRGFGKSELGDDDASIVQYADDLIGLMDALEIPKAIVCGLSMGGYILMNAVHRYPERFEGLILADTQCNADTPESKEKRYQSIEKINTDGTEEYADASVKNLFCKKTLDTNTELVEKIRTVITSTPPESITSTLSALATRNDACVFLKEISNFTLIICGKEDSITPPAKAEFLNTSIKNSSVVIIENAGHLSNLENPDDFNHAMGKFITKTLARF from the coding sequence ATGGAACTAATCAGAGGAACCGACATTTACATTAAAGTCAATAACGTCAGGGTATGTTATAATGATTCGGGTGATAGTGCTATACCGATTTTATTCATTCATGGGTTTCCGTTTAATAAGGATACTTGGCAACCACAGGTAGAATTTTTAAGAGAACGGCACAGGGTGATCACTTATGATGTAAGAGGATTCGGTAAATCTGAGTTGGGCGATGATGATGCGAGTATTGTTCAATATGCTGATGATCTTATTGGATTGATGGATGCTCTGGAAATCCCGAAAGCAATTGTTTGCGGATTGTCAATGGGCGGATATATTTTAATGAATGCCGTTCACCGTTATCCGGAACGATTTGAAGGATTGATCCTTGCCGATACTCAGTGCAATGCTGACACTCCGGAATCAAAAGAAAAACGATATCAGAGTATTGAAAAAATAAACACCGATGGAACAGAAGAATATGCTGATGCATCGGTCAAAAATCTTTTCTGCAAAAAGACCCTGGACACCAATACAGAACTTGTAGAAAAGATCAGAACCGTTATCACTTCTACTCCACCGGAATCTATCACATCAACATTAAGTGCCTTGGCAACACGTAACGACGCATGCGTTTTCTTAAAAGAAATTTCCAATTTCACTCTTATCATTTGTGGCAAGGAAGATTCGATCACTCCGCCTGCAAAAGCTGAATTTCTGAATACATCCATAAAGAACTCATCCGTTGTGATCATTGAAAATGCAGGTCATTTATCCAATCTGGAAAACCCTGACGACTTCAATCATGCAATGGGAAAATTCATTACAAAAACACTTGCACGATTCTAA
- a CDS encoding MCE family protein: MEAHSQKFKIRLGLFIMGGLLLFIIAVFIIGRQKNLFNPVFNLTSTFYNVSGLQVGNNVRFSGINVGTVDNIKIINDSTVKVDMIIRQEVKQFLKEDCEVAIGSEGLIGDRLLIITQGSASAGPAIEGQELGSIEPVETDAIMASLEVTAGNAEIISESLAEIMMKINSGQGTLGRLIQDSTIAENFNQTMLNLKKSSQGLNQNMEAAKHNFLLRGYFNKKAREAERKKKEAEERKKELEERKKNEK, from the coding sequence ATGGAAGCACATTCTCAAAAATTTAAAATCCGTCTCGGTCTATTTATCATGGGTGGATTATTGTTGTTCATCATTGCTGTTTTTATTATCGGCAGACAAAAAAATCTATTCAATCCGGTCTTTAACCTGACTTCCACATTCTACAATGTAAGCGGATTGCAAGTCGGAAATAACGTTCGGTTTTCAGGAATAAATGTTGGAACAGTCGATAATATCAAGATCATAAATGACTCTACAGTAAAAGTGGATATGATCATCCGTCAGGAAGTCAAACAATTCCTGAAAGAAGATTGTGAAGTTGCAATCGGTTCAGAAGGATTAATTGGCGATAGATTGCTTATCATTACACAGGGAAGTGCAAGTGCAGGTCCTGCTATTGAGGGTCAGGAACTTGGTTCTATCGAGCCGGTTGAAACCGATGCAATCATGGCTAGTCTGGAAGTAACTGCCGGAAATGCTGAAATAATTTCAGAATCTTTAGCAGAGATTATGATGAAAATAAACAGTGGACAAGGTACCTTAGGCAGATTAATTCAGGATTCAACGATTGCCGAAAATTTCAATCAAACAATGCTTAACCTGAAGAAAAGTAGTCAGGGCCTGAATCAAAATATGGAAGCTGCCAAACATAACTTTTTGTTGAGAGGCTATTTTAACAAGAAAGCAAGAGAAGCTGAACGGAAGAAGAAGGAAGCGGAGGAAAGGAAGAAGGAATTGGAGGAAAGGAAGAAGAATGAAAAATGA
- a CDS encoding ATP-binding cassette domain-containing protein produces the protein MKTEEKNMNQEESPVSSNDTAIEIKNLKKSFGPQEVLKDVSLKLKTGENLVVLGKSGTGKSVLIKLIVGLLSSDSGEINVFGKNVLEIDKKSLAEIRKKIGFLFQSGALYDSMTVKQNLEFPLRRIKKDLDEKQIDAKVLEVLENVGLADALNKMPSQLSGGMRKRISLARTIIVDPQIMLYDEPTTGLDPVTSDEISVLINEVKEKYKTSSIIITHDIKCALNTADRIVMLNDGTIYKEGSPEEFTSSDDKLIKSFFN, from the coding sequence ATGAAAACAGAAGAAAAAAATATGAATCAAGAAGAATCTCCGGTGAGTTCGAATGACACAGCTATTGAAATCAAAAATCTGAAAAAGTCTTTTGGCCCACAAGAAGTATTGAAAGATGTTTCACTGAAATTGAAAACAGGTGAGAATCTTGTTGTGCTGGGTAAATCAGGGACAGGAAAATCTGTGCTCATAAAACTTATCGTTGGATTACTTTCCTCAGACAGCGGTGAAATAAATGTGTTTGGGAAAAACGTGCTTGAAATAGATAAAAAAAGTCTGGCTGAAATCAGAAAGAAGATCGGATTTCTCTTTCAAAGCGGAGCCTTATACGATTCAATGACTGTAAAACAAAATCTTGAATTTCCATTACGAAGAATTAAAAAAGATCTCGATGAAAAGCAGATCGATGCAAAAGTTCTGGAAGTATTAGAGAATGTCGGACTTGCTGACGCATTAAACAAAATGCCTTCGCAATTATCAGGTGGAATGCGGAAACGAATCAGTCTGGCCCGAACGATCATTGTAGATCCGCAGATCATGCTCTACGATGAGCCAACTACCGGACTCGACCCGGTTACCTCAGATGAGATCAGTGTTCTTATCAACGAAGTAAAAGAAAAATACAAAACATCGTCCATTATCATTACTCACGACATTAAATGTGCATTGAACACAGCTGACCGTATCGTAATGCTAAACGACGGAACAATTTACAAAGAAGGAAGTCCGGAAGAATTCACTTCATCCGACGATAAATTAATCAAATCCTTCTTCAACTAA
- a CDS encoding ABC transporter permease yields MSQIVKATFSRQFEFKEFMSQCFQIGNKSLALVSITGLIMGLVLTIQSRPVLVDFGAVSMLPGMVAISLIREMGPVITALICAGKIGSGMGAELGSMKVTEQIEAMEVSSTNPMRFLVVTRVLAATLMIPILILYADILGIFGSWLGANIKGDVTILLFFNQAFANVEFIDFLPAVVKSFFFGAVIGIVGCYKGYNAGRGTESVGLAANSAVVLSSLLVIVVDVIAVQITDIMMS; encoded by the coding sequence ATGTCACAAATTGTAAAAGCGACATTCTCGCGTCAATTTGAGTTCAAAGAATTCATGAGTCAATGCTTTCAGATTGGAAATAAATCATTGGCGCTTGTTTCTATTACAGGTCTGATCATGGGACTTGTATTAACCATTCAATCAAGGCCTGTACTTGTAGATTTTGGTGCAGTGTCAATGCTTCCCGGAATGGTTGCTATTTCCCTCATCAGAGAAATGGGGCCGGTGATCACAGCTCTTATCTGCGCCGGAAAAATTGGTTCAGGTATGGGTGCTGAACTTGGTTCCATGAAAGTAACTGAACAGATCGAAGCGATGGAAGTATCATCAACGAATCCTATGCGCTTCCTGGTTGTAACAAGAGTACTTGCTGCAACACTTATGATCCCAATCCTTATTCTTTATGCCGATATACTCGGAATATTCGGGAGTTGGCTGGGTGCAAATATTAAAGGTGATGTAACGATATTACTTTTCTTCAATCAGGCTTTTGCAAATGTTGAGTTTATTGATTTCCTCCCAGCTGTTGTAAAATCATTCTTCTTTGGTGCAGTGATCGGAATTGTCGGATGTTATAAAGGATACAATGCCGGTCGCGGAACTGAAAGTGTTGGACTTGCCGCAAATTCAGCTGTCGTATTATCGTCATTGCTTGTAATTGTTGTAGATGTCATTGCAGTACAAATTACTGATATAATGATGTCATGA
- the smc gene encoding chromosome segregation protein SMC, which yields MRLTSLEIKGFKSFGDKVTIHFDKGVTSIVGPNGSGKSNVVDSIRWVLGEQKTRMLRSEKMENIIFNGNKNRKPASLAEVSLSFENTKNILPTEYSTVTITRRLYRTGESEYLLNNVTCRLKDITDLFLDTGVGSDSYAIIELKMVDEILNDKHNAIKNLLEEAAGISKYKIRKKQTLQKLEDTDNDLKRVDDLLFEIERNMKQLESQAKKTERYYKLKELYKELSTELALFTISGSKQTFDDLQAQETKQQEDKIAYDTQLDTNEAELQHVKLVALDREKELSESQKVLNDKISFIRQYENDKKVSNEKLTHLKDKEASLSNQLSNDKANLIATQDQLKQIEEDRFNEEAALEQLQNQLTELKAALDITRSSHDQMKSDIHRMTSEAQGIQVSMHESEKSLAITQTKKDSLQKEIDRLSSDTTDKQTEHDELHSKAESSRSLKEEKEKALNSLLEGEENLAHDIIRLDEELKKYTEEVISEGRKLDAKQNEFNLTKSLLENLEGYPESLRYLRKNSSFTNRAPLFSEILNCQAEYKSAIENYLDPYMNYFVIENIEEASKAVNLLSEASKGRANFFILKNFEGTPVNNPDSIQDCIPALSIIDVEDKYQDLCNYLLRNVYVVTENQENTPFLQQDNSGMSFISKNGKFCRTRHALSGGSVGLFDGKRIGRAKHLENLSKEITTLSGELEKTKTSRDEVQSKLQHSKQTKERLTSEKNRLNQEVNKATHEFSSLKNKAEHLFTSVENNKKIVEGLYMQLHAIDDTLQQNNLSFQEHLLQLRLQHDDISGQLTNLQAEFNTLTETMNGQSTGYNQHHIVVIQQQNKIANIIRDHAYKTGLQETLNKNIVTNTEEVENVQLRIKELLDTSTDFDAQLIGLYEEKEVLDQSVAAIEAEYFKSRGAIDELETKIRNIRHQREQCDQLGTAIKDKTMELKISLNSLKERLSVEFNIDINEIIEKDPNPEYNEDELREKVNKQKGQLDNYGPINPMAIEAYTEISERHTFIITQKDDLARAKESLLKTIEEIEITAKENFMNAFTMIRENFIKVFRSLFTQDDDCDLVLMDPSNPTESDVQIIAKPKGKRPLSISQLSGGEKTLTATALLFGIYLLKPAPFCIFDEVDAPLDDMNIDKFNNIIRKFSQESQFIIITHNKRTMAATDIMYGITMVEQGVTQVVPVDLTEMA from the coding sequence ATGCGCTTAACCAGTTTAGAAATTAAAGGCTTTAAAAGCTTCGGAGACAAAGTCACGATACACTTTGATAAAGGTGTTACGTCTATTGTCGGTCCAAATGGTAGTGGAAAATCGAATGTTGTCGATTCTATCCGTTGGGTATTGGGTGAACAAAAAACCCGTATGCTCCGCTCGGAAAAAATGGAAAACATCATTTTCAACGGAAATAAAAATCGTAAACCTGCAAGTCTTGCTGAAGTTTCTTTGTCGTTTGAAAACACAAAGAATATTCTTCCTACAGAATATAGTACGGTAACAATCACCCGACGCTTATATAGAACAGGCGAAAGTGAATACCTGCTTAATAATGTAACATGTCGACTGAAAGACATTACAGATCTTTTCTTAGATACTGGGGTCGGTTCGGATAGCTATGCCATCATTGAATTGAAAATGGTCGATGAGATCCTCAATGATAAACATAACGCAATAAAGAATCTTCTTGAAGAAGCAGCCGGGATCTCCAAATATAAGATCCGGAAAAAACAAACGCTTCAGAAACTGGAAGATACTGATAACGATCTGAAACGTGTTGACGATCTTTTATTCGAGATCGAGAGAAACATGAAACAACTCGAATCTCAGGCGAAGAAAACTGAACGCTATTATAAACTGAAAGAACTTTACAAAGAACTTTCAACTGAGTTGGCTTTATTTACAATCTCAGGAAGCAAGCAAACCTTTGATGATCTTCAGGCGCAGGAAACTAAGCAACAGGAAGATAAGATCGCTTACGATACACAACTTGACACGAACGAAGCCGAACTTCAGCACGTAAAACTTGTTGCTCTTGACCGTGAAAAAGAATTATCGGAATCACAAAAAGTATTGAATGATAAGATCTCTTTCATCAGACAATATGAAAACGATAAAAAAGTAAGCAATGAAAAACTTACTCATCTGAAAGATAAGGAAGCATCACTTTCTAACCAGCTTTCAAATGACAAGGCAAATTTAATAGCAACACAAGATCAGTTAAAGCAAATCGAAGAAGATCGCTTTAATGAAGAAGCTGCACTTGAGCAATTGCAAAATCAGCTCACTGAATTAAAAGCTGCGCTTGATATTACCCGCAGTAGTCATGATCAGATGAAAAGCGATATCCATCGCATGACTTCTGAAGCTCAGGGTATTCAGGTTTCTATGCATGAGTCTGAAAAAAGTCTGGCGATTACACAGACGAAAAAAGATTCATTGCAAAAAGAGATAGACAGACTTTCTTCTGACACTACCGATAAGCAAACTGAACACGATGAGCTTCATAGTAAAGCTGAGTCTTCCCGTTCTTTGAAAGAAGAAAAGGAAAAAGCATTGAACAGTTTACTTGAAGGTGAAGAAAATCTTGCTCATGATATTATCCGCCTCGATGAAGAACTGAAGAAATATACTGAAGAAGTAATTTCCGAAGGCCGTAAACTTGATGCCAAACAAAACGAATTCAACCTTACAAAAAGTTTACTTGAGAACTTAGAAGGCTATCCTGAATCACTACGTTATCTGCGTAAGAATTCTTCCTTCACAAACCGCGCTCCTCTTTTCTCTGAGATCCTGAATTGTCAGGCTGAATATAAATCAGCGATCGAAAATTATCTCGATCCTTATATGAACTACTTCGTTATCGAAAATATCGAAGAAGCAAGTAAAGCAGTTAATCTTCTAAGCGAAGCATCAAAAGGCCGTGCGAATTTCTTTATCCTGAAAAATTTCGAAGGCACTCCTGTTAATAATCCTGACTCTATTCAGGATTGTATACCTGCATTAAGTATCATAGATGTTGAAGACAAATATCAGGATCTGTGTAATTACTTATTACGTAATGTATATGTAGTTACAGAAAATCAGGAAAACACTCCGTTCCTTCAGCAGGATAATTCAGGAATGTCGTTCATTTCCAAAAATGGTAAATTCTGCAGAACACGTCATGCATTATCAGGTGGATCTGTCGGATTATTCGACGGAAAAAGAATCGGTCGTGCTAAGCACCTGGAAAATCTTTCTAAGGAAATAACAACTCTTTCCGGAGAACTGGAGAAAACAAAAACTTCGCGAGACGAAGTTCAATCTAAACTTCAGCATTCAAAGCAAACTAAAGAGAGACTTACTTCAGAAAAAAACCGTCTCAATCAGGAAGTAAATAAAGCTACGCATGAATTCTCTTCATTGAAGAATAAAGCTGAACATTTATTTACATCAGTTGAGAACAATAAAAAAATAGTTGAAGGCTTGTACATGCAATTGCATGCAATTGATGATACACTTCAGCAAAACAACTTAAGCTTCCAGGAGCATTTGTTGCAATTGCGTTTACAACACGATGATATTTCCGGACAACTCACCAACCTTCAGGCAGAATTCAATACGCTGACTGAAACTATGAATGGTCAGAGTACCGGTTACAATCAGCATCACATCGTTGTGATCCAGCAGCAGAATAAGATCGCAAATATTATCCGTGATCACGCTTACAAGACCGGACTTCAGGAAACATTGAATAAAAACATTGTTACCAATACTGAAGAAGTTGAGAATGTACAGCTGAGAATAAAAGAATTACTTGACACTTCAACTGATTTCGATGCTCAATTGATCGGATTGTATGAAGAGAAAGAAGTTCTTGATCAGTCTGTAGCTGCAATTGAAGCTGAATATTTCAAATCAAGAGGAGCAATCGACGAACTTGAAACGAAGATCAGAAATATCCGTCATCAGAGAGAGCAATGTGATCAACTTGGCACTGCGATAAAAGACAAGACGATGGAATTGAAGATCTCTTTGAATTCATTGAAGGAACGTTTGAGTGTTGAATTCAACATCGACATCAATGAGATCATTGAAAAAGATCCGAATCCGGAATACAATGAAGATGAATTACGTGAAAAAGTAAATAAGCAAAAAGGCCAGCTTGACAATTACGGACCGATCAATCCGATGGCAATAGAAGCCTACACGGAGATCAGCGAGCGTCATACTTTCATCATTACTCAAAAAGATGATCTTGCCCGTGCAAAAGAATCGTTGTTGAAAACAATTGAAGAAATTGAGATCACAGCGAAAGAGAATTTTATGAATGCCTTTACAATGATCCGTGAAAACTTTATTAAAGTATTCCGTTCATTATTTACTCAGGACGATGATTGCGATCTGGTATTGATGGATCCATCGAATCCGACAGAAAGTGATGTACAGATCATTGCAAAACCAAAAGGAAAACGTCCGTTGTCGATCAGTCAGCTTTCAGGAGGAGAAAAAACTCTTACTGCTACTGCCCTTCTCTTTGGAATCTATCTATTGAAACCGGCACCGTTCTGTATCTTCGATGAGGTTGATGCTCCTTTGGATGATATGAATATTGACAAGTTCAATAACATCATCCGCAAGTTCTCACAAGAGTCTCAGTTCATCATCATCACCCATAATAAACGTACAATGGCTGCTACAGACATTATGTATGGAATTACTATGGTTGAGCAGGGTGTGACGCAGGTAGTTCCTGTTGATCTGACAGAGATGGCTTAA